A part of Pectinatus sottacetonis genomic DNA contains:
- a CDS encoding phage terminase small subunit-related protein has protein sequence MKYKDIAAKYDVSLSTVKSWKTRYKWSRDKAKKVCVQNKKSTRTKKEKVRIQNEDAKPISIVSSNIQAMMYREYQSIMTVRYNHEERIGIYVMSMLQT, from the coding sequence ATGAAGTATAAAGACATTGCCGCTAAATATGATGTAAGCCTTTCAACTGTTAAAAGCTGGAAAACACGCTATAAATGGTCAAGAGATAAAGCTAAAAAGGTATGCGTACAAAATAAAAAAAGTACGCGTACAAAAAAAGAAAAAGTACGCATACAAAATGAGGATGCAAAACCGATATCCATTGTGTCATCTAACATCCAAGCGATGATGTACCGTGAATACCAGTCAATAATGACTGTCAGGTACAACCATGAAGAACGAATTGGGATATATGTTATGTCAATGCTCCAGACTTGA
- a CDS encoding transposase: MKRNPHTPNEKAKLVLEVLKCERTLNEITSEHGIHPNMLSRWKNEAIAGLASVFENDAAQKRKEKKEHEAEIDELYAQIGKLTTQNEWLKKKSGL, from the coding sequence ATGAAACGTAATCCGCACACACCTAACGAAAAAGCGAAACTGGTTCTTGAAGTCTTAAAATGTGAACGCACGCTCAACGAAATTACTTCAGAACATGGCATTCATCCAAACATGCTTTCAAGATGGAAAAACGAAGCTATCGCTGGATTAGCGTCTGTTTTTGAAAACGATGCTGCCCAGAAACGTAAAGAGAAAAAAGAACACGAGGCCGAAATTGATGAACTCTATGCTCAAATTGGCAAACTAACTACTCAAAATGAGTGGTTGAAAAAAAAATCTGGTCTGTGA
- a CDS encoding sigma-54-dependent transcriptional regulator translates to MEGVVMAHLRNKKILDFLSGYIEEKITDVSVLPPDDLGCSTNYIAQKTGILRNNVSMELNLAFKRGIVIKIIGKPVLYIDKTTFENKYNIKISSNLFKNFDDLRNTISEGPLNKSSLYSGCVITTCSDVQQTPIKISNNVFDSLIGIEDDLSTQVKQAKAAIFYPPNGLHTLITGPTGSGKTTFANIMYRYAVETNKLSTKAPFIVFNCSDYAENTQLLLSHLFGHTRGAYTGAVKETIGLVGQANGGILFLDEIHRLPPEGQEMLFSLIDHGKYRKLGETGTYHTATVLIIAATTENPQSAILKTFFRRIPILITLPGLNERSLKVRMKLINHFFQTESQIIKKPLTVSREVLKVLLSYNCSGNIGQLHNDIQVLCATAFIEATLSHVTEDTIHIKLSHINDNLKNEFFQSSFNRQEFYKTFKFDDIKNITFSKNIDQFNNLFQENDCNTDNNLYEYILKTAKYFYKNGSSINDIKEKIYSKLAFPRNITNKSNIKIDKDILNKIINTDLINIIKNNLSASNIFDSTDNKMIYSLALHLELLKDRLENGQLTTIINVKEIIAKYTDEFKLAQKICNDINKFFELRIPLSEVAVIASFFHTLKQNQLIIYPIIVICHGRNTATSMADVVKNLIGNPEIYPIDMPLDAKISTILNIAINLVKSLNSKRGLLMLVDMGSLMNFAEIISNRTNLVIKTMGNISTPLLLEAARRCMMPNTTLDKIISSLNNPPSAAQIIFDESPMFPFYKNIDANLLSQLISSLSDITIFIDVKKAVYLLSQTLNKLLSTYKLNISESFFVKFIFHSICMLERVIRKESLPYKNVYKKKTLDLFYIMRENFIILEENYGISIPDTEIAYIVDLFLLNFPEVMNLQRCVK, encoded by the coding sequence ATGGAGGGTGTTGTCATGGCACATCTACGCAATAAAAAGATTCTAGATTTTTTAAGCGGTTATATAGAAGAGAAAATAACTGATGTTTCTGTATTACCTCCCGATGATTTAGGATGTTCTACTAATTATATTGCACAAAAAACAGGTATCTTACGTAATAATGTAAGTATGGAACTTAATTTAGCTTTTAAAAGGGGAATAGTCATAAAAATTATTGGGAAACCAGTATTGTATATAGATAAAACTACTTTTGAAAACAAATATAATATAAAAATTAGTAGTAATTTATTTAAAAATTTTGATGATTTGCGAAATACTATTTCTGAAGGTCCTTTAAATAAAAGTTCATTGTATAGTGGTTGTGTAATAACAACTTGCTCTGATGTACAACAAACACCAATTAAAATATCAAATAATGTTTTTGATAGTTTAATTGGTATTGAGGATGATTTAAGTACTCAGGTCAAGCAAGCTAAAGCAGCTATATTTTATCCACCAAATGGGTTGCATACATTGATAACAGGACCAACTGGAAGCGGTAAAACTACATTTGCTAATATTATGTATCGTTATGCTGTGGAAACTAACAAATTGTCTACTAAGGCACCATTTATTGTTTTTAATTGTTCTGATTATGCAGAAAATACACAATTGCTTTTGTCGCATCTTTTTGGACACACAAGAGGAGCATATACTGGGGCTGTAAAGGAAACAATAGGTTTAGTTGGACAGGCAAACGGGGGGATTTTGTTTCTTGATGAGATACATAGACTACCACCTGAGGGACAGGAAATGTTATTTTCTTTAATTGACCATGGTAAATATCGTAAATTGGGTGAAACGGGAACATACCACACTGCTACGGTTCTTATTATAGCGGCAACTACCGAAAATCCTCAATCAGCTATATTGAAGACTTTTTTCCGCCGTATACCTATACTTATAACACTTCCTGGACTAAATGAGCGTTCTTTAAAAGTCAGGATGAAGTTGATAAATCATTTTTTTCAAACTGAATCACAAATTATAAAAAAACCATTAACAGTATCCAGAGAAGTTTTAAAAGTGCTATTATCATATAATTGTAGTGGTAATATAGGACAATTACATAATGATATTCAGGTGTTATGTGCTACAGCATTTATTGAAGCAACTCTTTCACATGTTACAGAAGATACAATTCATATAAAATTATCACATATTAATGATAATTTAAAAAATGAATTTTTTCAGTCTTCTTTTAATCGGCAGGAATTTTATAAAACCTTTAAATTTGATGACATAAAAAATATTACATTTAGTAAAAATATTGACCAATTTAATAATTTATTCCAGGAAAATGATTGTAATACAGATAATAACTTATATGAATATATTTTAAAAACGGCGAAGTATTTTTATAAAAATGGTTCATCTATTAATGATATAAAAGAAAAAATTTATTCTAAACTAGCCTTTCCCAGAAACATTACAAATAAATCTAATATAAAGATTGATAAAGATATTTTAAACAAAATTATAAATACTGATTTGATAAATATTATCAAAAATAATCTATCAGCGAGTAATATATTTGATTCGACTGATAATAAAATGATTTATAGTCTTGCCTTACATTTAGAATTATTAAAAGATAGATTGGAAAATGGACAACTAACCACGATTATAAATGTTAAAGAAATTATTGCAAAATATACTGATGAATTTAAATTAGCTCAAAAAATTTGCAATGATATTAATAAGTTTTTTGAGCTAAGGATTCCTCTATCAGAAGTTGCAGTAATAGCATCTTTTTTTCATACTTTGAAGCAAAATCAACTAATAATTTATCCTATAATAGTTATTTGCCATGGACGTAATACCGCAACCAGTATGGCGGATGTTGTAAAAAATCTGATTGGAAATCCAGAAATTTATCCTATTGATATGCCGCTTGATGCTAAGATAAGTACAATCTTAAATATTGCAATTAATTTAGTTAAAAGTTTAAATTCTAAAAGAGGTTTATTAATGTTGGTTGATATGGGGTCGTTAATGAATTTTGCTGAGATAATTTCTAATAGGACAAATTTGGTAATAAAAACAATGGGTAATATATCTACTCCCTTATTATTAGAAGCTGCACGTCGTTGTATGATGCCAAATACTACACTGGATAAAATTATTAGTTCGCTTAATAATCCACCATCTGCTGCACAAATTATTTTTGATGAGTCCCCCATGTTTCCCTTTTATAAAAATATTGATGCAAATTTATTAAGTCAACTGATTTCCAGTTTATCTGATATAACTATTTTTATAGATGTAAAGAAAGCAGTTTATCTTCTGAGTCAAACACTTAATAAGTTATTATCCACTTATAAATTAAATATTTCTGAAAGTTTTTTTGTAAAATTTATATTTCATTCAATTTGTATGTTAGAACGTGTAATACGTAAAGAATCATTACCTTATAAAAACGTTTATAAAAAAAAGACATTAGACTTATTTTATATAATGAGGGAGAATTTTATTATATTAGAAGAAAATTATGGTATAAGCATTCCAGATACAGAAATTGCATATATTGTAGATTTGTTTTTACTAAATTTTCCTGAAGTAATGAATTTACAAAGATGTGTTAAGTAA